GCCTGCTCACCGCGGTGGGCCTGCCGGACCTCATCACCGACAACCAGGCCGACTACGAGCGGCTCGCCATCACGCTGGGCCGCACGCCGGCGCGCGTGGCCAGCCACCGCCGCTACCTGGCCGAGCATGGCCGGCAGTCGCCCCTCTTCGACGTGCCGCGCATCGTGCGCGACATCGAGGCTGCCTTCGAACGCCTGGCGCTGCGCTCGCGCGAGAAGCGTGCCGCCGGCCCGCTGAGCTGACCCACCCGCCGTGGACGCTGCCTGGGACCTGGACAACGACGCGCTGGCGCACGCCATCGCGTGGTTGACGCGTCACCACGGCCGCGAGCGCAGCCCCGAGTCGCTGCTGGCCACGCTGCCCGTGCAGGGCCGGTTGGCGCCGGACCAGGCCCTGCGCGCGCTCGCCGAGGCCGGCTTCAGCGCGGGCCTGGTGCAGCGCGCGATTCCGGAGCTCAACGAGCTGCTGCTGCCGGCGGTGCTGCTGCTGAAGGAGGGCGACGCCTGCATCGTCGTGGCGCGGCATCCCCAGACCCCGGGTGAAGGCAGCCGCTACGACATCGTCATGCCCGGCCGCGAGCACCACGCCTGCCAGGCCACCGAGGCCGAGCTGGCGGCCGAATACACCGGCGTGGCGCTGGTGGCCACGCCACGCCCGCAGGTCCACGCCGGCACCACGGAAGGCGACGCCAGGCTGCTGGCCGACCCCGCGCAGCACTGGCTCTGGGGCACCATCCGCCGCTTCGTGCCCTACTACCGCAGCGCGCTGCTGGCGGCGCTGCTGTCCAACGTGCTGATGCTGGTGACGGGCCTCGTCACCTCGGTCATCTTCGACAAGGTGATTCCGCACCAGGCCTTCGTCACGCTGTGGGCGCTGGCCATCGGCGGTGCTTTGGCGCTGGTGTTCGACCTCACTGCGCGGCAGCTGCGCACGCACCTCATCGACCTGGCCGGCCGCAAGGCCGACCTGCTGGTGGGCAGCATCCTCTTCCGCCAGACGCTGGCGCTGCGCATGGAGCAGCGGCCGCAGTCGGCGGGCGCCTACGCGCACCACCTGGCGCAGGTGGAGCAGGTGCGCGAGTTCTTCGCCTCGGCCACGCTGACGGCGATCTCCGACCTGCCCTTCATCGTTGTCTTCGTGGCCATGGTCTTCGTGGTGGGCGGGCCCCTGGGTTGGGTGCTGGTGACCGCGATCCCGCTGCTGCTGCTGGGTGCGGCGCTGCTGCAGGGCGGCCTGCGCCGCGCGACGATGGCGCAGATGCACCAGACCGCCGACCTGCACGGCGTGCTGGTGGAGGCCGTGGACGGCATCGAGGACCTCAAGGCTGCGGGCGCGCAGGGCCGCTTCCTGCGCCAGTACGAAGACGCCACCGCGATGCAGGCCAGCAGCCAGCTGCAGATGCGCCGGCTTCAGGCCCTGACCATGAACGTGGCCGCCGTCGTGCAGCAGGCCGTGACCTTGGTGCTGCTGGTGTGGGGCGTGTACCTCATCCATGCCCAGGTCATCACCGGCGGGGCGCTGATCGGGGCTGTGATGTTTGCCGGCCGCGCGCTGGCCCCGCTGTCCAGCGTGGTGCAGCTGGCCACGCGCTACCAGGGCGCGCGTGCCGCCATGCGGGCGCTCGACCACGTGATGCAGCAACCCACCGAGCGCGAGACCGGAAAGGTCTACGTGCCCCGGCGCGAGCTCACCGGCCAGCTGGCGCTGGTGGAGGCCTCGTTCGCCTACCCGGCACCGGCAATAGCCGGCGCAGCGGCGCCCGGCCAGGGCCCGCTGGTGCTGCAGCGCGCGACCCTGCGCTTCCAGCCCGGCGAGCGCGTGGCCATCCTCGGGCGCATCGGCAGCGGCAAGAGCACGGTGCTGCGCCTGCTGGCCGGGCTGTACCAGCCGGTGCAGGGCCAGGTGGAGGCCGATGGCATCGACCTGCGCCAGATCGACCCCGCGGATTACCGTGCCAAGGTGGGTTTCGTGGCGCAGGACCCGCGCCTGTTCAGTGGCACGCTCCGCGACAATGTGCTGCTCGACCGGCCGGCGGCCGACGCCGCGCGGCTGGCCGAGGTGGCCACGCTCACCGGGCTGGACCGCCTCGTGGCCAGCCACCCGCAGGGCTGGGAGCTGCCGGTCGGCGAGGGCGGTTCGCTGCTCAGCGGCGGCCAGCGCCAGCTGGTGGCGCTGGCGCGCTGCCTCGTCACGCGGCCGCGCATCCTGCTGATGGACGAGCCCACGAGCTCGATGGACGCGCAGAGCGAAATGGCCTTCCTGCGCCAGCTGCGTCAGGCGGCCCAGGACTGCACGCTGGTCGTGGTGACGCACCGCCCCGCGGTCCTGGAGCTGGTGAACCGCATCGTCGTCGTCGACGCCGGCCGTGTGGTGATGGACGGGCCGAAGGAGCAGGTGCTGGCGGCCCTGTCCGGCGCAAAGCCTTCCGCGCCGCCCGCCGGCGCGCCGAGCAACGTGCACCTGCATCCGAGCTCGCAGCCGGTGCAGCGTGAGGCATCGGTATGAGGCGGCCTGCCAACGGATCGGTGGGCGCGGCGCTTCGACGAGCTCAGCGCGAACGGTGGTTGGTTCGCATCCGCCCATCCACCACCGTTCGGGCCGAGGCACTGAACCCCGTTCGGGCTGAGCCTGTCGAAGCCCTGTCCCCCACGCCAGCGCCATGAGTCTGTTCTCCAAACCCACCGGCCGCGCGCTCGACCAGGCCGACATGCCCTATGTCAGCCCGGTGGCTGCGGCGCAGGTGGTGGAGCCGGCGCCCGCGGCGAGCTGGGCCGTCTACCTGATGCTGGCGGCGCTGGCCGTGGCGCTGGGTTGGGCCGCGCTGGCGCAGGTGGACATCGTCGCCAAGGCGCCGGCCCGCGTGGTGCCCGAAGGGCGCGAGCAGGTGATTGCCAGCCTTGAAGGCGGCATCCTGCGCGAGATGCTGGTGCGCGAGGGCCAGACGGTGGCCAAGGGGCAGCCGCTGGCGCTGCTGGACCCCACGCGCGTCGAGGCCCAGCAGGCCGAAGGGGCCACGCGCCGCGCTGCGCTGCAGGCTGCGGTCATTCGCCTCACGGCCGAGGTGAACGGCCGCGCGCCCGAGTTTCCCGGCGAGCTGCCGGGCACCGTCGTCGAGGCCGAGATGGACAGCTACTCGGCGCGGCAGCGTGTGCTGACCGAGGCACTGGCGGCCCAGCAGCGCAGCATCGCGCTGCTCGGCCGCGAGCTCGGCGTGGCCCAAGCCCTGTCGAGCAAGGGCCTGATGAGCGAGGTCGAGGTGATGCGCCTGCAGCGCCAGGTCAACGAGCTGCAGCTGCAGGTGGCCGAACGCGGCAACCGCTTCCGGCAGGACGCACAGGCCGAGCTGGTGAGGGCGCGCAACGAGTTGGCGCTGCTCGACGAGCAGATGGTGGTGCGCGACGACGCGCTGCGTCGCAGCACGCTGGTCTCGCCCGTGAAGGGCATCGTCAAGGTGATCCGCCACCACACGCCGGGCGGCGTGGTGGCCGCAGGGGCCACGGTGATGGAGGTGGTGCCGGTGGCCGACAGCGTGCTGATCGAGGCCCGTGTGCAGCCGGCCGACATCGGCTTCGTGCGCGTGGGGCAGCCGGTGGAGATCAAGCTCAGTGCCTATGAGTACACGATCTTTGGCGCGCTCAAGGGCCGGGTGGAGGTGCTGAGCCCCGACGCCCTGGGCGACCCCGAGCGCGCCGCCCAGCCCGGCGGCCACCTGGTACCGCGCGCTGGTGCGGGCCGACGCGGCCGGCCTGGAGCACCAGGGCCGCGTGCTTGCCCGTGCTGCCGGGGATGACGGGCAGCGCCGAGATCCGCACCGGCCAGCGCTCGGTGTTGGCCTTTCTGCTGACGCCGATGCGCAAGAGCAGCGAGGCCTTCCGCGAGCGCTGAGCCGGCGGCCCGCCCGCGCGCTCACGTCAGGTCCGTGACCTCGTCGCCCTCGGCCGCCACGCAGCCGTCGGCGATGGGCTGTCCAGCCCCGGCGCACGCACCATGCGGCGGTCGTCGTGTGGCAGAGCTCGAAGCGCTCGGCCTGCGGGTGCACGTCGGCTGCACGAAGGCCTCGATGGCGGCCGGCATGGCTGACCTCGAAGCGCGCCTGGGCCAGCTGCTCGCTCGGGGTGGTCGTCGCGGTTGAGCCAGGGGCTGAAGGCGGTGAGCCCGGTGAAGGTCCGCCCCGGCAGCTGGAAGTCGGTCGCCGCGGTAGCCCTGTGTCGCGCAGCCACTGGCTGGGCCGTGCTCCCGCGGCTGCGTCGCTGCGCGGCGCGCCCCAGGCCAGTCGGCCAGCAGCTCGCCCAGCCACTGGTTGCAGTTCTGGTAGACGAGGCCGTGGGCCCAGGCGTTGGCGCTGTAGCGCCGGCCCCAGCAGCGCCAGCGCCGTGCGCCGCTGAGTCCAGCGCTCGTGGCCTCCAGCGCCTGCTCCGCCTCGCGGCGGCAGCAGCACCACCGACAGGTAGCCCAGGTCGGGCTTCAGCGTGCCCATGAGGAATGCCGTCAGGCCCTGGTCGAACAGTCGCGGCTGCTGCTCGTCGCAGGCGAAGTACAGCTGGCGCACGGCCCAGGGCGTCTCGGGGCTGGCGCGCAAGGCCACGCCCGCGTGCGAGTAGCGCAGGCCGAACCAGCCCAGCGCCAAGCCCGCTGCGCGCAGACGATGGCGACCTCGGCGCCGCGGCGCGTTCGAGCTCGGCCTTGACGCGCTGGCTCACCTGCAGCAGCACGCTGCTGCTGCGCCGGCGGTGAGCGCGGCTTCTGTCGGTGCAGGAGTGCAGCGACGCCGCAACGACCGTCGGCACCGCCGTGGCGAGCGTCGCCGACAGGGCGGCCGCCCGTACCAGGGCTTGCGGCCTCACGCGCTCAGAGCGCTGAGCTTGCGCGTGGCTGAACTCGCGCTGCTGGGCGTCGTGCACGCACCAGGTAGAACGGCTCGCGGGCTTCGGTGGCGGCGCCGGCGGCGAGCTCCCAGCCGTAGCTGCGCGCGCGGGCCGTGCAGCGGAGTCGCCCACGGTGAGCGCCGCCTGTTGCACGGTCAGCGTCAGGCACGCACGAGCTCGAAGCGTCGTGCCGGCGGCGCCAGCCGTGCCCTGCCAGCGTCAGGCTGCAGCCTGCCCTGGGCTGCCCGGCCGCGGCCATCTGCGCATCGATGCCTGTAGTCGCCCTCGGCGATCTTCTTGTCGCCTTTCGACGAACTGTCGCTGCTGGCCCCGAAGGAGTCGGACACGCTGCCCGACGAAGCCGACGAGCCCTCTGACGATGCCGACGAGGCCGAGCTGGCTGCCCATGCGCCGACCAGCGGGCGGCAAGTGCCACGTGGCCGAGCAACGGCGGCTGCGAGCGGCGCGAAGCAGTTGGCGTGCGACTAAGCATGGGCAGATGCTCCTGCGGTGTGACGGGTTGACGCGTCCGATGCTACGGCGCAAACCGGCCCCGTGGCACACCGACTGCGGTGAGCCTGCAACAGCGCGTGCCGGGTTCCTCACGCCCGGGCCGGCCCCGAGGCGCCGGGCCCAGGGGGCTGACTACACTCCGCCGCGCATGGAGACAAAGTGGCTGGAGGACTTCGTGAGCCTGGCCGAGACGCGCAGCTTCTCGCGCTCGGCGCAGTTGCGGCACGTCACGCAGCCGGCGTTCTCGCGCCGCATCCAGGCGCTCGAGGCGTGGGCGGGAATCGACCTCGTCGACCGCTCCGCCTACCCCACGCGGCTCACCGCCGCCGGCGAGACGCTGCATGCGCAGGCGCTCGAGGTGCTCGAGGCGCTGCAGGCCACGCGCAACATGATGCGCAGCCACCAGGCGGCCGACCAGGACATGATCGAGTTCGCCGTGCCGCACACGCTGGCGTTCACGTTCTTCCCGCACTGGCTGATGGACTTGCGGCAGAACTTCGGCGGCGTCAAGACGCGCCTGACGGCGCTGAACGTGCACGACGCGGCGCTGCGCCTCACCGAGGGCGGCTGCGACCTGTTGATCGCCTACCACCACCCGAGCCAGCCGCTGCGCCTGAGCGACGACCGCTACGAGATGCTGGCGCTGTCGAGCGAGACGCTCGCGCCCTACGCCAAGGCGGGCGCCGACGGGCGGCCGATGTTCACGCTGCCGGGTTCGGCGGGCCAGCGCGTGCCCTTTCTCAGCTACGCCCCCGGGGCCTACATGGCAGGGCTGGTGGACGCCATCCGCAAGCAGGCCGGCGAGCCGCTGGCGCTGGAACCCATCTACGAAACAGACATGGCCGAGGGCCTGAAGGCGATGGCGCTCGAGGGCCACGGCCTGGCCTTCCTGCCGCACAGCTCGGTGCGCAAGGAGCTCAAGGCGCGGCGGCTCGTGGCGGCCTCGGCCGACCCGCTGCTGTCGCTGACGATGGAGGTGCGCATCTACCGCGAGCGCCCCGAGGCGGCGCGCCACCGCAAGCCGGCTGTGCAGGCCCTGTGGGATTACCTCGAAACTCAGGGACAACCCTGAGCGCACATGCCGCGGCCGCATGCGGCGCATGCGCATCGGCATTGGCAGCAGGGTCTTGGGTGCCGCTACAGTCCGCCGCCGTGCCGCCAGACGGTGGCACGCCCCGTGCATGCACGGGCTTCCACCCGGGCGGGTGGGCGGGCCTCATTCCTAGAATGGCTGCTTCACCCGTTCCGCCGCTGATCTTTCCAGGAGCCTCCATGACGAAGACCCTCATCACCGCTGCCGCGCTCGCGCTGCTGGCCGCCGGTGCCGCCCAGGCCGACACGCTGGCCAAGATCAAGCAATCCGGCGCGGCGTCCATGGGCGTGCGCGAGTCCTCGGGCGCGCTGTCCTACACGCTGGGCGACGGCAAGTTCGCCGGCTTCCACGTCGAGGTCTGCTCGCGCGTGCTGGCCGATGTGCAGAAGCAGCTCGGCCTGGCCAAGGTCGACGTCAAGTACGTGCCGGTCACGTCGCAGAACCGCATCCCGCTGGTGCAGAACGGCACCGTCGACATCGAGTGCGGCAGCACCACCAACAACGCCACCCGCCAGAAGGACGTGGCATTCGCCGTCACCACGTACGTCGAGGAAGTGCGCATCGCCGTGAAGGCCAACTCGGGCATCACCAGCATCGCGCAGCTGGCTGGCAAGAACGTCGCCACCACCACCGGCACCACCTCGGTGCAGCACCTGCGCAAGCACGAGCGTGGTGCCAACGTGAACTTCAACGAGGTCTTCGGCAAGGACCACGCCGATAGCTTCCTGCTGCTGGAAACCGGCCGTGCCGACGCCTTCGTGATGGACGGCCAGATCCTCGCCGGCAACATCGCCAAGGCCAAGAACCCGGCCGACTTCCGCATCGTCGGCGAGGTGCTGTCGGTCGAGCCGATCGCCATCATGATCCGCAAGGACGACGCGCCCTTCAAGAAGGCCGTCGACGACAGCATCAAGGCCATGATGAAGAGCGGCGAGATCGGCAAGCTCTACGACAAGTGGTTCACCCAGCCCATCCCGCCGACCAACACCCGCGTCGGCCTGCCGGTGAGCGAGGCCACGAAGTCGGCCTGGGCCAACCCGAACGACAAGCCGCTCGAGGACTACCTCAAGAAGTGAGCGTCGGCCCCGCGGCCTGAGCGCCGCGGGCCCCGGGGGGCCTGGCCGTTCACGGCAGGCCCCTTTTTGCAGGCGGCGCCAGCCACGGGCCGGCGCCGGCAGGAGGAGAGCGCCGCGTGGCGAGCTGGGATTGGCAGGTCTTCTGCAAGGAGACCGTGACGGGTGAGCAGATCGCCGGTTGCTTCGGCAAGGGCGGAGACATCACCTACCTCGACTGGATCATCTCCGCCTGGGGCTGGACGCTGAGCGTGGCGGTACTGGCCCTGGTGGTGGCGCTGGCCGTGGGCTCGCTGATGGGCATCCTGCGCACGGCGCCCGACAAGCGGCTGGTGTTCATCGGCACGGCGTGGACGGAGCTGTTCCGCAACATCCCGCTGCTGGTGCAGATCTTCCTGTGGTACCACGTGCTGCCGGCGATCTTCAAGCCGCTGCAGGCGTTCCCGAGCTTCATCCTCGTCGTCTTCGCCTTGGGGTTCTTCACCAGCGCGCGCATCTCCGAGCAGGTGCGCGCCGGCATCCAGAGCCTGCCCAAGGGCCAGCGCTACGCCGGCCTGGCCATGGGCCTCACGCTGCCCCAGACCTACCGCTACGTGCTGCTGCCGATGGCGTTTC
This portion of the Ideonella sp. WA131b genome encodes:
- a CDS encoding type I secretion system permease/ATPase is translated as MDAAWDLDNDALAHAIAWLTRHHGRERSPESLLATLPVQGRLAPDQALRALAEAGFSAGLVQRAIPELNELLLPAVLLLKEGDACIVVARHPQTPGEGSRYDIVMPGREHHACQATEAELAAEYTGVALVATPRPQVHAGTTEGDARLLADPAQHWLWGTIRRFVPYYRSALLAALLSNVLMLVTGLVTSVIFDKVIPHQAFVTLWALAIGGALALVFDLTARQLRTHLIDLAGRKADLLVGSILFRQTLALRMEQRPQSAGAYAHHLAQVEQVREFFASATLTAISDLPFIVVFVAMVFVVGGPLGWVLVTAIPLLLLGAALLQGGLRRATMAQMHQTADLHGVLVEAVDGIEDLKAAGAQGRFLRQYEDATAMQASSQLQMRRLQALTMNVAAVVQQAVTLVLLVWGVYLIHAQVITGGALIGAVMFAGRALAPLSSVVQLATRYQGARAAMRALDHVMQQPTERETGKVYVPRRELTGQLALVEASFAYPAPAIAGAAAPGQGPLVLQRATLRFQPGERVAILGRIGSGKSTVLRLLAGLYQPVQGQVEADGIDLRQIDPADYRAKVGFVAQDPRLFSGTLRDNVLLDRPAADAARLAEVATLTGLDRLVASHPQGWELPVGEGGSLLSGGQRQLVALARCLVTRPRILLMDEPTSSMDAQSEMAFLRQLRQAAQDCTLVVVTHRPAVLELVNRIVVVDAGRVVMDGPKEQVLAALSGAKPSAPPAGAPSNVHLHPSSQPVQREASV
- a CDS encoding amino acid ABC transporter substrate-binding protein, which produces MTKTLITAAALALLAAGAAQADTLAKIKQSGAASMGVRESSGALSYTLGDGKFAGFHVEVCSRVLADVQKQLGLAKVDVKYVPVTSQNRIPLVQNGTVDIECGSTTNNATRQKDVAFAVTTYVEEVRIAVKANSGITSIAQLAGKNVATTTGTTSVQHLRKHERGANVNFNEVFGKDHADSFLLLETGRADAFVMDGQILAGNIAKAKNPADFRIVGEVLSVEPIAIMIRKDDAPFKKAVDDSIKAMMKSGEIGKLYDKWFTQPIPPTNTRVGLPVSEATKSAWANPNDKPLEDYLKK
- a CDS encoding DUF2145 domain-containing protein, encoding MEATSAGLSGARRWRCWGRRYSANAWAHGLVYQNCNQWLGELLADWPGARRAATQPREHGPASGCATQGYRGDRLPAAGADLHRAHRLQPLAQPRRPPRASSWPRRASRSAMPAAIEAFVQPTCTRRPSASSSATRRPPHGACAGAGQPIADGCVAAEGDEVTDLT
- a CDS encoding LysR family transcriptional regulator, with protein sequence METKWLEDFVSLAETRSFSRSAQLRHVTQPAFSRRIQALEAWAGIDLVDRSAYPTRLTAAGETLHAQALEVLEALQATRNMMRSHQAADQDMIEFAVPHTLAFTFFPHWLMDLRQNFGGVKTRLTALNVHDAALRLTEGGCDLLIAYHHPSQPLRLSDDRYEMLALSSETLAPYAKAGADGRPMFTLPGSAGQRVPFLSYAPGAYMAGLVDAIRKQAGEPLALEPIYETDMAEGLKAMALEGHGLAFLPHSSVRKELKARRLVAASADPLLSLTMEVRIYRERPEAARHRKPAVQALWDYLETQGQP
- a CDS encoding amino acid ABC transporter permease — encoded protein: MASWDWQVFCKETVTGEQIAGCFGKGGDITYLDWIISAWGWTLSVAVLALVVALAVGSLMGILRTAPDKRLVFIGTAWTELFRNIPLLVQIFLWYHVLPAIFKPLQAFPSFILVVFALGFFTSARISEQVRAGIQSLPKGQRYAGLAMGLTLPQTYRYVLLPMAFRIVIPPLTSESMNIIKNSSVAFAVSIAELTMFALQAGEETSRNIEMYLAVTGLYFISAFTINRLMLVVENRVRVPGMIGSK
- a CDS encoding HlyD family efflux transporter periplasmic adaptor subunit; the protein is MSLFSKPTGRALDQADMPYVSPVAAAQVVEPAPAASWAVYLMLAALAVALGWAALAQVDIVAKAPARVVPEGREQVIASLEGGILREMLVREGQTVAKGQPLALLDPTRVEAQQAEGATRRAALQAAVIRLTAEVNGRAPEFPGELPGTVVEAEMDSYSARQRVLTEALAAQQRSIALLGRELGVAQALSSKGLMSEVEVMRLQRQVNELQLQVAERGNRFRQDAQAELVRARNELALLDEQMVVRDDALRRSTLVSPVKGIVKVIRHHTPGGVVAAGATVMEVVPVADSVLIEARVQPADIGFVRVGQPVEIKLSAYEYTIFGALKGRVEVLSPDALGDPERAAQPGGHLVPRAGAGRRGRPGAPGPRACPCCRG